In Apium graveolens cultivar Ventura chromosome 10, ASM990537v1, whole genome shotgun sequence, the following are encoded in one genomic region:
- the LOC141688960 gene encoding magnesium transporter MRS2-F-like, with protein sequence MVSPPEDPTRTAAIHAAPARRKGIGTRVWLVVSESGESHVEEVGKHSIMRRTGLPARDLRVLDPMLSYPSTILGRERAIVVNLEHIKAIITAAEILMINSTNPLVVQFVVDLQERVSTPSDRVNYPEQVEGDLQAKGRATLPSNFKKDDPNATVLSPAGGGPKILPFEFKALEVCLESACRCLESETQTLEDEAYPALDELTSQISTLNLERVRQIKSRLVAISGRVQKVRDELEHLLDDDNDMAEMYLTEKLAESSREEMSLREEPGIEEVPIDDQRYEESEAEQSENNSNISTVLKPNIEELESLLEAYFAQIDGVSQKLANMNEYVDDTEDFINIMLDDKQNQLLQMGVMLSTGNMILNAGIVVVGLFGMNIHIELYLGQPKQFWETALGTVGGCLALYLIAIGWGKKRNLV encoded by the exons ATGGTGTCTCCTCCGGAAGATCCGACCCGAACCGCCGCGATTCACGCCGCTCCGGCGCGTCGCAAAGGCATCGGAACTCGCGTATGGCTCGTCGTTTCCGAGTCCGGCGAGTCTCACGTCGAGGAAGTCGGAAAACACTCGATCATGCGCCGGACTGGACTGCCGGCGCGTGATTTGAGAGTGCTTGATCCGATGCTTTCGTATCCGTCGACGATTTTGGGACGAGAGCGAGCGATTGTGGTTAATTTAGAGCATATTAAAGCGATTATTACTGCGGCTGAGATTTTGATGATTAATTCGACTAATCCGTTAGTTGTTCAGTTTGTTGTTGATTTGCAGGAGCGTGTTTCGACTCCGAGTGATCGAGTGAATTATCCGGAG CAAGTTGAAGGCGATTTGCAGGCTAAAGGGCGTGCAACTCTTCCCTCAAATTTCAAGAAGGATGATCCAAATGCAACAGTTCTTTCGCCAGCAGGTGGTGGTCCAAAGATATTACCTTTTGAGTTCAAAGCACTTGAAGTCTGTCTTGAGTCTGCTTGCAGGTGTCTTGAGTCAGAG ACTCAAACGCTGGAGGATGAAGCTTATCCAGCACTTGATGAATTGACATCGCAAATAAGCACGCTTAACCTTGAGCGCGTGAGACAAATAAAGAGTCGACTAGTTGCTATAAGTGGCCGTGTACAGAAG GTGAGGGATGAACTTGAGCACCTTTTAGATGATGACAATGACATGGCTGAAATGTACTTGACCGAAAAGCTTGCTGAAAGCTCAAGGGAAGAAATGTCTTTAAGAGAGGAACCAGGCATTGAAGAAGTTCCAATAGATGATCAAAG ATATGAAGAGTCTGAAGCAGAACAATCAGAAAACAACTCTAACATTTCTACTGTTCTCAAACCAAATATTGAGGAACTTGAGAGTCTTCTAGAAGCCTATTTTGCACAGATAGATGGTGTCTCCCAAAAGCTAGCTAAT ATGAACGAATACGTGGACGACACAGAGGACTTTATTAACATAATGCTGGATGACAAGCAGAATCAGCTTCTACAAATGGGAGTAATGCTAAGTACGGGAAACATGATACTGAATGCTGGAATTGTGGTTGTGGGTTTGTTTGGCATGAACATTCATATCGAGCTCTATCTAGGCCAGCCTAAACAGTTTTGGGAAACTGCTCTTGGTACAGTAGGAGGTTGCTTGGCTTTATACCTTATCGCGATCGGATGGGGTAAGAAGAGGAATTTAGTATAG
- the LOC141692706 gene encoding berberine bridge enzyme-like 26 — translation MTCLLLCTVFICLLTAFSGATALSTGDEYPKPFLQCLANNSRSISKVVFTLNNSSYTPILQISINNLRFMTPDTPKPLVIVTPVDESQIQTVIFCSKEFGMNIRIRSGGHDFEGQSYVAQVPFVLLDMTNLRSITVNTTNGTVWVDSGATIGELYCGIAEKSDKLGFPGGLWTNVGIGGFISGGGYGMMRRKYGLAADNVLDARFIDVNGTILTRKTMGEDLFWAIRGGGGSSFGVILSWKVKLVPVPEIVTVFRTVRTLEENATDIFYRWQDVAPRFPKSLDVKCYVQSVLSNVSTREDGKTIKITFESLYLGTKNKLLTLIRDRFPELGLKTEDCSELSWIESGPFFSNHTVGTSPDIMLNRTALPKFNFKGKSDFARSIIPKDGILGIWEMLFNVAPEAALLQFTPYGGRMNEISESAIPFPHRAGTLYMIYMGVFLDTDASQRLKWINSMYDYMTPYVSKNPRAAYVNYLDLDLGNNTNNEASDWGKRYFKNNFGKLMQVKSVADPDNFFRHEQSIPTLY, via the coding sequence ATGACTTGTTTGTTGCTCTGTACTGTTTTTATTTGTCTGTTGACAGCGTTTTCAGGGGCAACAGCTTTGAGTACAGGGGATGAGTATCCGAAACCCTTCCTGCAATGCCTTGCTAACAATTCCCGTTCAATATCGAAAGTTGTTTTCACCCTGAACAACTCTTCTTATACACCTATCTTGCAGATTTCGATAAACAATCTTCGGTTTATGACCCCGGACACTCCTAAGCCCCTTGTCATCGTCACACCTGTAGACGAATCTCAAATTCAAACTGTTATATTTTGCTCGAAGGAATTTGGGATGAATATTAGAATCCGAAGTGGTGGTCATGATTTTGAGGGCCAGTCTTATGTGGCACAAGTCCCGTTTGTGTTACTTGACATGACTAATCTGAGGTCAATTACAGTAAACACAACAAATGGCACTGTTTGGGTTGATTCTGGTGCAACAATTGGTGAACTATACTGTGGAATCGCGGAGAAGAGTGATAAGCTTGGGTTTCCTGGCGGCCTTTGGACTAATGTAGGCATCGGTGGATTCATTAGTGGAGGAGGGTACGGCATGATGAGAAGGAAATACGGTCTTGCTGCTGATAATGTTCTTGATGCTCGTTTCATCGATGTCAATGGCACGATACTTACTAGGAAGACAATGGGAGAAGATCTTTTCTGGGCTATTAGAGGTGGTGGAGGCTCGAGTTTTGGAGTAATTCTTTCATGGAAGGTAAAATTAGTCCCTGTTCCTGAAATCGTGACTGTTTTTAGAACTGTCAGGACTTTAGAGGAGAACGCGACTGATATATTTTACAGGTGGCAAGATGTTGCTCCGAGATTTCCAAAAAGTCTCGATGTTAAATGTTATGTGCAGAGTGTGTTGAGCAATGTCAGTACTCGAGAAGATGGAAAAACCATTAAGATAACATTTGAATCCTTATACCTTGGTACTAAAAACAAACTACTAACCTTGATTCGAGACAGATTTCCTGAGCTGGGACTGAAGACAGAAGATTGTTCCGAACTCAGCTGGATCGAGTCAGGCCCTTTCTTTTCAAATCACACAGTTGGAACATCACCTGACATCATGCTGAACAGAACTGCTTTGCCTAAATTCAACTTCAAAGGAAAATCAGACTTTGCAAGGAGCATAATTCCGAAAGATGGCATACTGGGGATTTGGGAAATGCTGTTCAATGTTGCTCCTGAAGCTGCATTATTACAATTCACACCGTATGGGGGGAGAATGAACGAGATCTCGGAGTCTGCAATTCCCTTCCCTCATAGAGCTGGAACATTGTACATGATATACATGGGAGTATTTCTTGACACAGACGCGTCACAGCGCCTTAAATGGATCAACAGCATGTATGACTATATGACACCTTATGTTTCCAAGAATCCGAGGGCTGCATATGTAAATTATCTGGATCTTGATCTGGGAAATAATACTAACAATGAAGCAAGTGATTGGGGGAAGAGGTACTTCAAAAATAATTTTGGCAAACTAATGCAGGTGAAGAGTGTAGCTGATCCAGATAATTTCTTCAGGCATGAGCAAAGTATACCAACCCTATATTAA
- the LOC141690025 gene encoding ultraviolet-B receptor UVR8: MLTKLPKIRNLGFEFLYKRWISSGYEAQKPRRVAAVWGNGDYGRLGLGSVESQWRPVNISSFGDQSVCQIACGGAHTLFLTECGRVYSTGLNDYGQLGSSDNISYTTDPIEISGLPKEIAKVSAGYSHSSAITVDGDLYMWGKNSSGQLGLGKRASKVVSSPTKVECLNGVQIEMVALGCDHSVAVTDKGEALSWGGGGSGRLGHGHQSSIFGFLRSSSEYTPRLIKKLEGVKIKSVAAGMMHSACVDENGSVFIFGEGSVKKLGFEESKVATTPSAISKVPHSDEVACGGYHTCVITNGGELFTWGTNENGCLGIGRREVAHFPERVEGPLVKHPVWKVSCGWKHTAAISGGNIFTWGWGGSQGTFSVDGHSSGGQLGLGDDIDYIEPMMISFGNNVKALQVSCGFNHTAAILEYLN; encoded by the exons ATGTTAACAAAATTACCTAAAATTCGAAACCTAGGGTTTGAATTTCTCTATAAGAGGTGGATTTCAAGTGGTTACGAAGCGCAGAAACCGAGGAGAGTAGCGGCGGTTTGGGGGAACGGCGATTACGGAAGGTTAGGGTTAGGTAGTGTAGAGTCTCAGTGGCGACCGGTGAACATTTCTTCGTTCGGTGATCAGAGTGTTTGTCAGATTGCTTGTGGCGGTGCTCACACTCTTTTTTTAACAG AATGTGGTCGTGTTTATTCCACCGGGCTCAATGATTATGGACAGCTTGGCTCATCAGACAATATAAGTTATACAACT GATCCAATTGAAATATCTGGACTTCCAAAGGAAATTGCCAAAGTGTCAGCTGGTTATAGTCATTCATCAGCCATTACAG TGGATGGAGATCTTTATATGTGGGGTAAAAACTCAAGCGGACAACTCGGCCTTGGAAAGA GGGCCTCTAAAGTAGTTTCTTCACCAACTAAAGTTGAATGCTTAAATGGAGTTCAGATTGAAATGGTAGCATTGGGATGTGATCACTCGGTTGCTGTTACAG ACAAAGGTGAGGCCTTAAGTTGGGGAGGGGGAGGATCTGGCAGACTCGGGCATGGACATCAGTCAAGCATCTTTGGTTTTTTAAGGAGTAGCAG TGAATATACACCAAGGCTTATAAAAAAACTTGAAGGAGTCAAG ATCAAATCTGTTGCTGCTGGGATGATGCATTCAGCATGTGTTGATG AAAATGGCTCTGTCTTTATTTTTGGAGAAGGATCTGTCAAGAAACTG GGCTTTGAAGAATCCAAGGTTGCTACTACACCGTCTGCAATTAGTAAAGTTCCACACTCGGATGAAGTTGCATGTGGGGGTTATCATACATGTGTTATTACAA ATGGTGGAGAGCTGTTCACATGGGGTACAAATGAGAATGGTTGCCTTGGCATTGG TCGTAGAGAAGTTGCTCATTTTCCTGAAAGAGTTGAGGGTCCGCTTGTGAAACATCCAGTTTGGAAG GTATCTTGTGGTTGGAAGCATACTGCAGCAATTTCTG GAGGCAATATTTTTACTTGGGGCTGGGGAGGTTCACAAGGAACATTCTCTGTTGATGGTCATTCTTCAGGAGGACAATTG GGTTTGGGGGACGATATAGACTACATTGAACCAATGATGATAAGTTTCGGAAATAATGTAAAAGCATTGCAGGTATCGTGTGGTTTTAATCATACAGCTGCTATACTCGAGTATTTAAATTGA